The Dehalogenimonas sp. 4OHTPN genome window below encodes:
- a CDS encoding double-cubane-cluster-containing anaerobic reductase produces MVLTENEQMWSELGIDLASHGQLMNALGPIYQEIYLGQKNRPKGMGFYDFVVGDIHGIRVKELREHAKSGGKVVATYCVFVPEEFCWASGAIPISLCAGTAFSIPAAEEVLPRNTCALIKSSFGFKLGRLCPYVQVSHLIVGETTCDGKKKMFELLAEHQPVYVMEVPNKRGPAGRALWQQEVRDFKAKIEELTGNRITAENLGEAIKKVNARRREFKRLSMLRAADPAPISGKDALLATQVSMYDDVERETQIMKALNEELEERVKNGEGVFPKGAKRILISGSPMAIPNWKLHHIIESAGAVVVGEESCTGSRFFNELAPEGITDLDEMVTALADRYLKTNCACFTPNCERLDDIIGMAKTLMADGVIHYNLQFCHTYANEAIQVDKALEKAGIPLLRIETDYSDEDAGQLKTRIDAFLETL; encoded by the coding sequence ATGGTTTTAACCGAAAACGAACAGATGTGGTCTGAACTGGGCATCGACCTGGCCTCCCACGGCCAGTTAATGAACGCCCTGGGACCGATCTACCAGGAAATTTACCTCGGCCAGAAGAACCGCCCAAAGGGCATGGGCTTCTACGACTTCGTCGTCGGCGACATCCACGGAATAAGGGTCAAGGAACTGCGGGAGCACGCCAAATCCGGCGGCAAAGTCGTCGCCACCTATTGCGTTTTCGTGCCGGAGGAGTTCTGCTGGGCATCTGGCGCCATCCCCATCAGCCTGTGTGCCGGCACTGCCTTCTCCATCCCCGCCGCCGAGGAAGTGCTGCCCAGAAACACCTGCGCCCTCATTAAATCTTCCTTCGGCTTCAAGCTGGGCAGGCTCTGCCCCTACGTCCAGGTTTCGCATCTCATCGTCGGCGAGACCACCTGCGACGGCAAGAAGAAAATGTTTGAACTTCTCGCCGAGCACCAGCCGGTCTACGTCATGGAAGTGCCCAACAAGCGCGGGCCAGCCGGCCGCGCCCTGTGGCAGCAGGAAGTCCGCGACTTCAAAGCTAAGATCGAGGAACTGACCGGCAACCGGATCACCGCCGAAAACCTCGGCGAGGCCATCAAGAAGGTCAATGCCCGCCGCCGCGAGTTCAAGCGTTTGTCGATGCTTCGCGCCGCCGACCCCGCCCCCATCTCCGGCAAGGACGCCCTCCTCGCCACTCAGGTATCGATGTACGACGACGTCGAACGCGAGACCCAGATCATGAAAGCCCTGAACGAGGAACTAGAGGAACGGGTGAAAAACGGCGAGGGCGTCTTCCCCAAGGGCGCCAAGCGCATCCTCATCTCCGGATCGCCTATGGCCATCCCCAACTGGAAGCTGCACCACATCATCGAGAGCGCCGGGGCGGTGGTCGTCGGCGAGGAGTCCTGCACCGGCAGCCGATTCTTCAACGAGCTGGCGCCCGAGGGCATTACCGACCTCGACGAGATGGTGACCGCTCTGGCCGACCGCTACTTAAAAACCAACTGCGCCTGCTTCACTCCCAACTGCGAGCGCCTGGACGACATTATCGGCATGGCCAAGACGCTCATGGCTGACGGCGTCATCCACTACAACCTGCAGTTCTGCCATACCTACGCCAACGAAGCCATCCAGGTGGACAAAGCCCTGGAAAAGGCCGGCATCCCGCTGCTGCGCATCGAGACCGACTACTCCGACGAGGACGCAGGCCAGCTTAAAACCCGCATCGACGCGTTCCTGGAAACGTTGTAG
- a CDS encoding acyl-CoA dehydratase activase: MITAGLDVGSRTIKLVLFADGHIVHSAVADSGLKPVDRCRRLLDSRSFDKLMVTGYGRDLVAPGLSGATISEISAQAAAVRFLYPDASSVIDIGGQDSKVIRLSPNGVQKFEMNDRCAAGTGKFLEIMARALELSIDDFARTALNAQRSVTLNSLCTVFAESEVVSLINKGEDAHAIALGLHQAVASRVGSMAKRVGMADRLIFSGGGAKNPCLVRLLEEKLSLKITVPEEPQTTAALGAAIIASLQPPSPSTGERPGVRVP; the protein is encoded by the coding sequence ATGATCACCGCCGGCCTTGACGTCGGGTCCCGCACCATCAAGCTGGTGCTGTTCGCCGATGGACACATTGTCCACTCCGCCGTCGCCGACAGCGGCCTGAAGCCCGTCGACCGCTGCCGCCGGCTGCTCGACAGCCGCTCGTTCGATAAACTGATGGTGACCGGCTACGGCCGTGATTTGGTGGCGCCGGGGCTTTCCGGCGCCACCATTTCTGAGATCTCCGCGCAGGCGGCCGCTGTCCGTTTCCTCTACCCGGACGCCTCAAGCGTCATCGACATCGGCGGCCAGGACTCCAAGGTCATCCGGCTGTCGCCAAACGGGGTCCAGAAGTTCGAGATGAACGACCGCTGCGCCGCCGGCACTGGCAAGTTTTTGGAGATCATGGCCCGCGCTCTCGAACTCTCGATCGACGATTTCGCCCGTACCGCCCTCAACGCCCAGCGCTCGGTAACCCTCAACTCGCTCTGTACCGTGTTCGCCGAATCCGAGGTCGTATCGCTCATCAACAAAGGGGAGGACGCCCACGCCATAGCCCTCGGCCTGCACCAGGCCGTCGCTTCCCGTGTCGGCTCGATGGCAAAAAGGGTGGGCATGGCCGACAGGCTAATATTCTCCGGCGGCGGCGCTAAGAATCCCTGCCTGGTCAGGTTGCTGGAGGAGAAACTAAGCCTTAAAATCACCGTGCCGGAGGAGCCGCAAACCACCGCCGCCCTCGGCGCCGCCATAATCGCCTCTCTCCAACCTCCCTCTCCCTCGACGGGAGAGAGACCAGGGGTGAGGGTGCCGTAG
- the yedF gene encoding sulfurtransferase-like selenium metabolism protein YedF: protein MPEVIDARAKPCPQPVLLAAEALKRSDDVTVIVDNAGSQHNVVKFGKTQGCGVSAEIKPDGIYVRLTKTAATPKPEPANATGIVIFIGSDVIGRGENTELGSLLMQSFLNTLQSLPGRPETIIFMNNGVKLVTQGSHVLGELKQLADSGIELLACGTCLSRLGLADKIAVGQVSNMFTIADTMLRAAKVVSL, encoded by the coding sequence ATGCCCGAAGTAATCGACGCCCGCGCCAAGCCCTGCCCGCAGCCCGTTCTGCTGGCCGCCGAGGCTCTCAAACGATCGGATGACGTGACCGTCATTGTAGATAACGCCGGTTCACAGCATAACGTCGTCAAGTTCGGTAAAACCCAGGGCTGCGGCGTCTCGGCGGAGATCAAACCCGACGGTATCTACGTCCGTCTGACCAAAACGGCCGCCACTCCGAAACCCGAACCGGCGAATGCTACGGGAATCGTCATCTTCATCGGTTCGGACGTCATCGGCCGCGGCGAGAATACTGAACTCGGCAGCCTCTTGATGCAGAGCTTCCTTAACACCCTCCAGTCCCTGCCCGGCCGCCCCGAAACCATCATTTTTATGAACAACGGCGTTAAGCTGGTGACCCAAGGCTCCCACGTTTTGGGCGAACTCAAGCAGCTTGCCGACTCCGGCATCGAACTGCTGGCCTGCGGCACCTGCCTGTCACGGCTGGGACTGGCTGACAAAATTGCGGTGGGGCAGGTCTCCAACATGTTCACCATCGCCGACACCATGCTTCGGGCGGCGAAAGTTGTCAGCCTGTAA
- a CDS encoding enoyl-CoA hydratase/isomerase family protein, whose protein sequence is MTIDFTTDGAIAVITLNRPEAYNALDLAHLRALSDAVARFEADPSLRVAVITGTGKAFCAGADIGETLPLMKENGTKSLPPTIMRGQTCSKPLIAAINGLALGGGLELALACDLRVAGSQAKLGLPEIGLGLIPGWGGTQRLPRLIGGGRAVEMILTGRAIDAAEAERIGLVNKVVPDGEVLAAALDTARLISEKSADAVRFAREAMQKGFDIPLAEALDLEAALEDAALQTPGFNDGLNAYREKRRAHKNKS, encoded by the coding sequence ATGACGATAGATTTCACCACCGACGGCGCCATTGCCGTCATCACCCTGAACCGCCCCGAGGCTTATAACGCCCTTGATCTGGCGCACCTCCGCGCCCTTTCCGATGCCGTCGCCCGCTTCGAGGCGGATCCCAGCCTCCGGGTCGCCGTCATCACCGGCACCGGCAAAGCCTTCTGCGCCGGCGCCGACATCGGCGAAACCCTGCCCTTGATGAAGGAAAATGGCACTAAAAGCCTGCCGCCGACCATCATGCGCGGTCAAACCTGTTCCAAACCCCTTATCGCCGCCATTAACGGTCTTGCCCTGGGCGGAGGGTTGGAACTGGCTTTAGCCTGTGACCTGCGCGTCGCTGGCTCGCAGGCCAAGCTCGGCCTGCCCGAAATCGGCCTGGGGCTCATTCCGGGTTGGGGCGGCACCCAGCGCCTGCCGCGGCTCATCGGCGGCGGCCGGGCGGTGGAGATGATCCTCACCGGACGTGCCATCGACGCCGCAGAGGCCGAGCGCATCGGCCTGGTCAATAAGGTTGTCCCGGACGGCGAGGTATTGGCCGCCGCCCTGGACACAGCCCGCCTCATCTCCGAGAAATCGGCGGACGCGGTCCGCTTCGCCAGAGAAGCAATGCAAAAAGGCTTCGACATACCCCTCGCTGAGGCGCTCGACCTGGAAGCGGCCCTCGAAGACGCCGCCCTCCAAACACCGGGCTTCAACGATGGTCTCAACGCCTACCGGGAAAAACGTCGAGCGCACAAAAACAAATCCTGA
- a CDS encoding 3-hydroxybutyryl-CoA dehydrogenase codes for MKKVGVVGFTGVMGAGIVQLCAQSGYQVVGFSRSPERMKKALATIEKHLSRLVEKEKITADERQAVLARIATADTMTALGDCDLVIESAVENMELKKSIFAEMDAVCRPDAILATNTSSLSIIDLAMATRRPNQVLGLHFFNPAPLMPLLEVVKTIATSDETLAAGKAFGESLGKTIIVARDAPGYIVNTLLIPYLLNAIRMLDRGQAAREDIDTAIKAGLNYPMGPLQVADYIGLDALLFIANIMYEESKEPQYAAPPLLKKMVTAGWLGRKSGKGFYEYR; via the coding sequence ATCAAAAAAGTGGGCGTGGTTGGTTTCACCGGGGTCATGGGTGCCGGCATCGTCCAGCTCTGCGCCCAGTCCGGCTACCAGGTTGTCGGTTTCAGCCGCAGCCCCGAACGGATGAAAAAAGCTTTGGCCACCATTGAAAAACACCTCTCCCGGCTGGTGGAAAAAGAGAAGATCACCGCCGATGAGCGCCAGGCTGTCCTTGCGCGCATCGCCACCGCCGATACCATGACTGCCTTGGGCGACTGCGACCTGGTCATCGAAAGCGCCGTCGAGAACATGGAACTCAAAAAAAGCATCTTTGCCGAGATGGATGCCGTCTGCCGCCCCGATGCCATCCTGGCCACCAACACCTCGTCGCTGTCGATCATTGACCTGGCCATGGCGACGCGGCGCCCCAATCAGGTCCTCGGCCTGCATTTCTTCAACCCGGCGCCCCTGATGCCGCTGCTGGAGGTGGTCAAGACCATCGCCACCTCCGACGAGACGCTGGCGGCCGGCAAGGCCTTCGGCGAAAGCCTGGGCAAGACCATCATCGTCGCCCGCGACGCTCCCGGCTATATCGTCAACACCCTGCTGATTCCATACCTGTTGAACGCTATCCGCATGCTGGACCGCGGCCAGGCCGCCCGCGAGGATATCGATACCGCTATTAAGGCAGGCCTGAATTACCCCATGGGTCCGCTGCAGGTGGCGGATTACATTGGCCTCGATGCGCTCCTCTTCATCGCCAATATCATGTACGAGGAGTCCAAGGAGCCGCAGTACGCCGCGCCGCCCCTTCTAAAGAAGATGGTCACTGCCGGCTGGCTGGGGCGCAAGTCCGGCAAGGGCTTTTACGAGTACCGGTAA
- a CDS encoding helix-turn-helix transcriptional regulator has product MTPTKQGKYEFSGDALVEIRKGLGITQTKMAEMLDVPPNTLSRWETGVTVPDAESLASIYSLAKEKGISPIFFNLRRIPLNVTAGSTSTNPIVDPLSCFEALHAYLTTQIEILGVESEPTIKIQITNSAPEESKKPRVVFTGVGLSIAITGSDGASIYRPSSPKVRIKRIPETFKDHTPSSVETPWQNDSKRRGLLNKTFTRTDKVIFPDITPRESEYGEVLFPGQSLIYELDIDPMSLPYLEFKTEGTISRRYLFHYQDTFTMPEEVIKPVVVNALRDLNSIDLYGILHSLLSSMPKFNTETRLVEVQTFAQSFPTAVAKLKATQEDLQKLWYLHKLSIFRAQIRASFIFLGEIITRLDSMKKAIESNVTDRVSADTSSLLALKALATKLDSETQDLMKSYNITSEEVDHKPLPWNDSIV; this is encoded by the coding sequence ATGACACCAACCAAGCAAGGTAAATACGAGTTCAGTGGCGACGCCCTGGTCGAGATTCGTAAAGGGCTAGGAATCACGCAGACAAAGATGGCTGAGATGCTCGATGTACCTCCGAACACACTCTCTCGTTGGGAGACAGGAGTCACGGTACCGGATGCAGAATCATTGGCTTCTATATACTCGCTAGCTAAAGAAAAAGGAATTTCACCGATCTTTTTCAACCTGAGGAGGATACCCCTGAACGTAACAGCGGGGAGTACGAGCACAAATCCAATTGTTGATCCCCTATCGTGTTTTGAAGCTTTACATGCGTATCTGACCACTCAAATCGAGATTCTCGGTGTAGAGTCCGAACCAACTATCAAAATTCAGATTACCAACTCAGCGCCTGAGGAATCAAAGAAACCACGTGTTGTTTTCACCGGGGTCGGATTATCCATCGCAATTACGGGCAGCGATGGGGCTTCAATCTATCGTCCTTCAAGCCCGAAAGTTCGAATAAAGAGAATCCCCGAAACTTTTAAGGATCATACCCCTTCATCGGTTGAAACCCCTTGGCAGAACGATTCAAAAAGAAGGGGACTTTTAAACAAAACATTTACCCGAACGGATAAAGTAATTTTCCCAGACATTACGCCGAGAGAAAGCGAATATGGGGAAGTACTTTTCCCCGGGCAATCATTAATTTATGAACTCGATATTGATCCCATGAGCTTGCCTTATCTTGAATTCAAAACCGAAGGCACGATCTCCCGGCGTTATCTATTCCATTACCAGGATACCTTTACCATGCCTGAGGAGGTTATAAAACCGGTCGTCGTGAATGCCCTAAGAGACCTCAATTCAATTGATCTGTACGGAATATTACATTCTTTACTCTCCTCGATGCCAAAGTTCAATACCGAGACTAGATTGGTTGAGGTTCAAACTTTCGCACAGAGTTTCCCAACTGCTGTCGCCAAGTTGAAAGCGACGCAAGAAGATCTCCAAAAGCTCTGGTATTTGCATAAACTCTCGATCTTCCGAGCACAAATCAGGGCAAGCTTTATTTTCCTCGGGGAGATCATCACAAGGTTGGATTCGATGAAAAAAGCGATCGAGTCGAACGTAACTGATAGAGTTTCCGCTGATACGAGTTCACTGCTTGCTCTAAAAGCTTTGGCGACCAAACTCGATAGTGAAACGCAGGACCTTATGAAAAGCTACAATATTACTAGCGAGGAGGTTGATCATAAGCCGTTGCCATGGAATGACTCCATCGTATAA